From a single Rutidosis leptorrhynchoides isolate AG116_Rl617_1_P2 chromosome 5, CSIRO_AGI_Rlap_v1, whole genome shotgun sequence genomic region:
- the LOC139848238 gene encoding LOW QUALITY PROTEIN: major allergen Pru ar 1-like (The sequence of the model RefSeq protein was modified relative to this genomic sequence to represent the inferred CDS: deleted 2 bases in 1 codon): MGITTYDMEVETAVPAAKLYQSFILDGDTLIPKIVPQAMKSIEIVEGDGGVGTVKLITFGEGSQFKSVKHKIDAVDKDHDKYLHLKISYHLKIEGDVLADPLESISYHLKIVPTAEGGCIVKNTSIYTCKGDVTIPEEQIKAGKDKAAGLFKAIEAYLLAN; encoded by the exons ATGGGTATCACTACTTATGACATGGAAGTCGAAACCGCGGTTCCCGCAGCCAAGTTGTACCAATCTTTCATTCTTGATGGCGATACACTTATCCCAAAGATCGTTCCTCAAGCAATGAAGAGCATTGAGATCGTTGAAGGAGATGGTGGCGTTGGAACTGTTAAGCTCATCACTTTTGGTGAAG GAAGCCAATTCAAGAGTGTGAAGCACAAGATTGACGCTGTGGACAAAGAC CATGATAAGTATTTACACCTCAAGATCTCTTATCACCTCAAGATCGAAGGCGATGTACTAGCTGACCCGTTGGAGTCGATCTCTTATCACCTCAAGATCGTTCCAACGGCTGAAGGAGGTTGCATTGTTAAAAATACAAGTATTTACACCTGTAAAGGCGATGTTACGATTCCGGAAGAACAAATCAAAGCTGGCAAAGATAAGGCTGCCGGACTCTTCAAGGCCATCGAGGCTTACCTCTTGGCCAATTAA